The following proteins come from a genomic window of Musa acuminata AAA Group cultivar baxijiao chromosome BXJ1-7, Cavendish_Baxijiao_AAA, whole genome shotgun sequence:
- the LOC135678790 gene encoding uncharacterized protein LOC135678790 isoform X1: protein MGDQKTEVYFVFMNFDPKYERLHADRWVELSKEGVEELDTYLSKKHDRLLEKLFQPNTYKKKSSLAIVDGFSVEITKEQAATLRSAKEVRVVEKNQELA, encoded by the exons ATGGGAGATCAGAAAACCGAGGTGTATTTTGTCTTTATGAACTTTGATCCCAAGTATGAGCGTCTCCATGCAGATCGGTGGGTCGAGCT GTCAAAGGAAGGCGTGGAGGAGCTTGACACTTACCTGAGCAAGAAGCACGACCGATTGCTCGAAAAGCTTTTCCAGCCAAACACCTACAAGAAGAAATCTTCCTTAGCCATTGTTGACGGCTTCTCAGTGGAGATAACCAAAGAGCAG GCAGCCACTCTCAGATCTGCTAAGGAAGTGAGGGTGGTTGAGAAGAACCAAGAGCTTGCTTGA
- the LOC135678790 gene encoding uncharacterized protein LOC135678790 isoform X2 encodes MGDQKTEVYFVFMNFDPKYERLHADRSKEGVEELDTYLSKKHDRLLEKLFQPNTYKKKSSLAIVDGFSVEITKEQAATLRSAKEVRVVEKNQELA; translated from the exons ATGGGAGATCAGAAAACCGAGGTGTATTTTGTCTTTATGAACTTTGATCCCAAGTATGAGCGTCTCCATGCAGATCG GTCAAAGGAAGGCGTGGAGGAGCTTGACACTTACCTGAGCAAGAAGCACGACCGATTGCTCGAAAAGCTTTTCCAGCCAAACACCTACAAGAAGAAATCTTCCTTAGCCATTGTTGACGGCTTCTCAGTGGAGATAACCAAAGAGCAG GCAGCCACTCTCAGATCTGCTAAGGAAGTGAGGGTGGTTGAGAAGAACCAAGAGCTTGCTTGA
- the LOC135678794 gene encoding probable WRKY transcription factor 41, whose product MGSTGAWDLSSLLRLLAQGEEQARQLEAQLEAPSLAEHCKSLLQRVRSTLEEAISMAKLVDYEMSRQPECHNAIAEAAAAAASDSPRSNSGSPRSESSERVFKEHERMEMCKKRKTLPKWTNQVRVSSGGVTEGLEDGYSWRKYGQKEILGARHPRGYYRCSHRNSVGCLATKQVQRSDQDPCVFDITYRGEHTCLQRPQPSPLPEPELRQSHENPPTIHEALLHHPRQHLQSSLRVETEGLNMHDQVLSSSFSFPSTPLDSFGPQSRVFSSTNPLENTYVGSFSPFISPTTSESNYFSVSPCQMSGYGGGIAPNTSESDLTEIISAATSTTNSPKLDAAFMLDHAEFDQIFPFDAPKFF is encoded by the exons ATGGGGAGCACTGGTGCGTGGGATCTCAGTTCGCTGCTGAGGCTGCTAGCACAGGGAGAGGAGCAGGCGAGGCAGCTGGAAGCGCAACTGGAAGCTCCTTCCCTTGCTGAGCATTGCAAATCGTTGCTGCAACGGGTGAGATCCACTTTGGAGGAAGCCATTTCCATGGCTAAGCTAGTGGACTACGAGATGTCACGGCAGCCAGAATGCCACAACGCAATAGCAGAAGCGGCAGCCGCGGCGGCATCTGACTCGCCTCGGTCCAACAGCGGGAGCCCGAGGAGTGAGAGCTCGGAGAGGGTCTTCAAGGAACACGAGCGCATGGAGATGTGCAAGAAGAG GAAAACTCTACCCAAATGGACGAACCAAGTTCGTGTTTCCAGCGGCGGAGTGACCGAAGGATTAGAGGATGGCTATAGCTGGAGGAAGTACGGGCAGAAGGAGATCCTCGGAGCCAGGCATCCAAG AGGCTACTACCGATGCAGCCACCGCAACAGCGTCGGATGTCTTGCGACGAAACAAGTGCAGAGATCAGATCAGGACCCCTGCGTCTTCGACATCACCTACCGAGGAGAGCACACTTGTCTACAGAGGCCGCAACCGTCTCCGCTTCCAGAACCAGAGTTGCGGCAAAGCCATGAAAACCCTCCTACGATCCATGAAGCACTACTGCATCATCCTCGCCAGCATCTGCAGTCAAGTCTCAGGGTGGAAACCGAAGGGTTGAACATGCACGATCAAGTCCTGAGTTCGTCCTTCTCCTTCCCTTCGACTCCACTCGACAGTTTCGGACCTCAAAGCCGTGTCTTCTCATCCACTAATCCCCTGGAGAACACCTACGTGGGCAGCTTCTCTCCCTTCATCTCACCAACTACCTCGGAGTCCAATTACTTCTCAGTCTCTCCATGCCAAATGAGCGGCTATGGAGGTGGAATAGCCCCCAACACCTCAGAATCCGACCTCACCGAGATCATTTCTGCTGCGACGTCCACGACCAATTCCCCCAAGTTGGATGCAGCTTTCATGCTCGACCACGCCGAGTTCGATCAAATCTTCCCTTTCGATGCTCCAAAGTTCTTCTGA
- the LOC135680158 gene encoding uncharacterized protein LOC135680158: MEKAPAGASANRLVWDCGSSLYDSFELESLMRQLDSAGAGRCFSMPHSAVPPPLSAPLGQARRKRSRVARWFKNMAWLVLRSKPLKEHGGNSSSGCLASISEAWGRDLGSPECGRKIMSERFTDRTIAAKEYSVHRSSCVLCGGHD, from the coding sequence ATGGAGAAGGCTCCAGCCGGTGCTTCGGCCAACAGGCTCGTGTGGGACTGCGGCAGCTCTCTCTACGACTCCTTTGAGCTTGAGTCGTTGATGAGGCAACTCGACTCCGCTGGCGCCGGTCGGTGCTTCTCCATGCCGCACTCCGCCGTGCCTCCTCCTCTTTCGGCGCCGCTGGGCCAAGCGCGGAGGAAGCGCTCACGAGTCGCGAGATGGTTCAAGAACATGGCGTGGTTGGTGCTGCGATCAAAACCGCTCAAAGAACATGGTGGAAATTCCAGTTCGGGCTGTCTTGCTTCGATCTCAGAGGCGTGGGGGAGGGATCTGGGATCGCCGGAATGCGGCCGGAAGATCATGTCGGAGCGGTTTACCGACAGGACCATCGCCGCCAAGGAGTACTCTGTTCATCGTAGCAGTTGTGTCTTATGTGGCGGCCATGACTGA